The Nicotiana tabacum cultivar K326 chromosome 14, ASM71507v2, whole genome shotgun sequence genome contains a region encoding:
- the LOC107764279 gene encoding pentatricopeptide repeat-containing protein At5g66520-like, protein MIRKAVNETHSALTHFTQKCRTLNHLKELHCQLLKLYLPETPSAIAPLLLFVVNSGNPSFFNYSRIVFQNLDYQSTFLYNTMIRGYMQSDLPIPAVLCYKDMLRDKLIVNNYTFPPLIKACSMILNEFGQRGFSVHAHLLKLGLQHDRFIVASLIEFYSLNHEMDRAHMLFDEIPNRDVVMWTTMIDGYGKIGEVGKARLLFEEMPERNVISWSAMMAAYSRASDFKEVLCLYRRMEEDGLMPNESVLVSVLTACAHLGALAQGFWVHSFAKHYNYESNPILATALVDMYSKCGRMKSASSVFEVITYKDIGAWNAIISGFAMNGDAVKSVQLFNRMIASGNRPNETTFVSLLSACTHAEMVDVGLSLFSRMGSVYGVEPRFEHRACVVDLLARAGKLEDAEKFIEENMGGIEKGDANVWGALLGACRVYGNVEVGDRIWRKLSNMKVADHGTCVLAYNIYKEADRDIEAKCVRKLIEEMRIKKQPGCSVIEVNGIAEKSLASDLLHPK, encoded by the coding sequence ATGATTCGAAAAGCAGTTAACGAAACTCACTCTGCCTTAACGCACTTCACACAAAAGTGCAGAACTCTCAACCACCTAAAAGAACTCCACTGCCAACTCCTCAAACTCTACCTCCCTGAAACTCCATCAGCCATTGCCCCACTTCTTTTATTTGTCGTCAATTCTGGGAATCCTTCTTTCTTCAATTATTCGCGTATTGTGTTTCAAAATCTTGACTACCAAAGTACTTTTTTGTACAATACCATGATCAGAGGATACATGCAATCAGATTTGCCGATACCAGCAGTTCTATGCTACAAAGATATGCTTAGAGATAAGCTTATTGTAAATAATTATACTTTTCCGCCATTGATAAAGGCTTGTTCGATGATTTTAAACGAGTTTGGTCAACGTGGTTTTTCAGTGCATGCCCATTTACTGAAATTGGGATTACAACATGACCGGTTTATTGTTGCATCGTTGATTGAATTTTATTCCCTAAATCACGAGATGGACAGAGCACATATGTtgtttgatgaaattcccaacagaGATGTGGTTATGTGGACCACCATGATTGATGGATATGGGAAAATAGGGGAGGTGGGGAAAGCTAGATTATTGTTTGAAGAAATGCCGGAGAGAAATGTGATTTCTTGGAGTGCAATGATGGCAGCATATTCACGGGCTAGTGATTTTAAGGAGGTGCTTTGCCTGTATCGGAGGATGGAAGAAGACGGTCTTATGCCGAACGAGTCTGTTCTTGTGAGTGTTCTCACGGCTTGTGCTCATCTAGGTGCACTAGCACAAGGTTTTTGGGTACATTCATTTGCTAAGCATTATAATTACGAGTCAAACCCAATATTGGCTACTGCATTAGTTGACATGTACTCTAAATGTGGTAGAATGAAGTCGGCTTCATCGGTTTTTGAAGTGATAACTTATAAGGATATTGGAGCATGGAATGCCATCATATCAGGCTTTGCAATGAATGGAGATGCAGTGAAATCAGTTCAATTGTTCAATAGGATGATAGCAAGTGGGAATCGGCCAAATGAAACCACTTTTGTTTCTCTGCTCTCTGCTTGCACTCATGCAGAAATGGTTGACGTAGGTCTTTCACTGTTTTCAAGAATGGGCAGTGTTTATGGAGTTGAACCCAGGTTTGAACATCGCGCATGTGTGGTAGACCTGTTAGCAAGAGCTGGTAAGCTCGAGGATGCTGAGAAGTTCATAGAGGAGAACATGGGAGGGATAGAGAAAGGGGATGCTAATGTGTGGGGAGCTTTACTTGGTGCTTGTAGGGTGTATGGTAATGTTGAAGTAGGTGACAGGATATGGAGAAAGCTGTCTAACATGAAGGTAGCTGACCATGGTACTTGTGTACTTGCATACAATATATACAAGGAAGCTGATCGAGATATAGAAGCTAAGTGTGTTAGGAAATTGATTGAGGAGATGAGGATAAAGAAGCAGCCTGGATGTAGCGTCATAGAGGTAAATGGTATAGCTGAGAAATCCCTTGCAAGTGATCTATTACATCCTAAGTGA
- the LOC142168690 gene encoding uncharacterized protein LOC142168690, with amino-acid sequence MIWRERDEYFVSRDVVFVETKFSYDKKTIKDMESTENKSLNWSFDANEEHGNHRVEVRGEEQQVIADNAENGENNTDDIVRGDDADVQLGKGQRKKQPSVRLQDYVTHTVQASPSTSSLSQLNSSEAMKNECWREAMRKEIQALEENSTWIVEDLPPRKKAIGSKWVYKIKYNSDGSVERCKTRLVILGNNQVEGIDYHETFSPTTKMTTVRTFLAVATAKRWGLHQMDVQNAFLHGDLDEEVYMKMPPGFVSPTPGKVCRLRKLLYGLRQAARCWFAKLAASLKGVWTQTILFKLLFIHISRWSSSIKYSHLCE; translated from the exons ATGATTTGGAGAGAGAGAGATGAATATTTTGTTTCTAGGGATGTGGTTTTTGTTGAAACCAAATTTTCATATGACAAGAAGACCATTAAAGATATGGAGTCGACAGAAAATAAATCTTTAAACTGGAGTTTTGATGCTAATGAGGAACATGGGAATCATAGGGTAGAGGTCAGAGGAGAAGAACAGCAAGTGATTGCTGATAATGCAGAGAATGGAGAAAACAACACTGATGATATAGTTAGGGGCGACGATGCAGATGTGCAACTtggtaaaggacaaaggaaaaagcAACCTTCAGTTCGTTTGCAGGATTATGTAACTCATACTGTCCAAGCAAGCCCCTCAACGAGTTCATTGTCCCAATTAAATTCCTCAG AGGCAATGAAAAATGAATGTTGGAGAGAGGCTATGAGGAAGGAAATACAAGCTCTAGAAGAGAATAGTACATGGATAGTAGAAGACTTGCCTCCTAGAAAGAAAGCGATAGGAAGCAAATGGGTCTACAAGATTAAATATAACTCGGATGGAAGTGTAGAGCGGTGTAAAACTCGTTTAGTGATACTTGGAAATAATCAAGTTGAAGGAATTGATTATCATGAAACATTTTCTCCCACGACAAAGATGACTACGGTTCGTACTTTCCTTGCAGTTGCAACTGCAAAAAGATGGggtcttcatcagatggatgtacAAAATGCATTCCTCCACGGAGACTTAGACGAAGAGGTATACATGAAAATGCCTCCTGGATTCGTTTCTCCAACACCAGGGAAGGTGTGTCGTCTTCGAAAATTATTATATGGATTGCGACAAGCAGCTCGATGTTGGTTTGCTAAACTAGCTGCTTCGTTAAAAGGGGTATGGACTCAAACAATCTTGTTCAAATTACTCTTTATCCACATTTCGAGATGGTCCAGTTCAATTAAATATTCTCATCTATGTGAATGA
- the LOC107780834 gene encoding uncharacterized protein LOC107780834, giving the protein MNNQNDQQEINRKRKNNNLHDQNNASNFSKFSTENILRVGEEGEEDEDNDLLTLSLSFPPTNRPRKQSPPKYQPNLPPPSLPLPSGSFYLPPVTVLASSTPTVAAPLQPMRKRRNPSKAAKDGKSDTIPPPFPWATNRRATIHTLDYLLSKQLFTISGDVQCKRCERKYQMEFDLREKFVEIGTYIAENKAAMHDRAPDIWMNPLLPTCQFCKQENSVKPIISEEKSSINWLFLLLGKMLGCCTLDDLKYFCEHTKNHRTGAKDRVLYLTYLTLCKQLDPNGPFDR; this is encoded by the coding sequence ATGAACAACCAAAATGATCAGCAAGAAATcaacagaaaaagaaagaacaacaacTTGCATGATCAAAATAATGCTAGTAATTTTAGTAAATTCTCTACCGAAAATATTCTAAGAgttggagaagaaggagaagaagacgAAGATAATGATTTGCTCACACTTTCATTGTCCTTTCCTCCTACTAATAGACCTCGAAAACAATCTCCTCCAAAATATCAACCAAATCTCCCACCACCATCATTGCCTCTACCATCAGGCTCTTTCTACCTCCCACCCGTTACAGTTTTAGCGTCGTCAACCCCAACAGTAGCCGCTCCACTGCAGCCAATGCGCAAACGACGTAACCCTTCAAAAGCAGCGAAAGACGGAAAAAGTGACACTATCCCACCCCCATTTCCTTGGGCAACAAACCGCCGAGCCACAATCCACACGTTAGATTACTTGTTGTCCAAGCAACTCTTCACCATAAGCGGCGACGTTCAATGCAAGAGGTGTGAGAGAAAATATCAAATGGAGTTTGATCTGAGAGAAAAATTCGTAGAAATTGGAACTTATATTGCTGAAAACAAAGCAGCCATGCATGATCGTGCCCCTGATATTTGGATGAATCCTTTGCTTCCAACTTGTCAATTTTGTAAACAAGAAAACAGTGTGAAACCAATAATCTCAGAGGAGAAAAGTTCCATAAATTGGTTGTTTTTGCTACTTGGGAAAATGCTTGGATGTTGTACTCTTGACGATCTTAAGTATTTCTGTGAACATACTAAGAATCATCGCACAGGTGCAAAGGATCGTGTTCTTTATTTAACCTACTTGACTTTGTGCAAACAACTCGATCCAAATGGTCCATTTGATCGTTGA